Proteins found in one Candidatus Poribacteria bacterium genomic segment:
- a CDS encoding ABC transporter permease — MTTLWLIIQREFVSNVLTSRFMIGFIVCLISTTAAVFVQVADYEKRLSAYYTAVQEYQDETRTWDLYSQINPKAHRKPNPLSIFNVGTEKSGADMVSIELATPIWEREAQKQGSDNPFLSIFLSVDVIFVFKIVLSALAILFAYNTISGEREDGTLKLVLSNPVPRDALVLGKYLGGMLSLFPIVVISFTVGIIIAYASPATDFDVGDLLRLVMVLIVSLLYVSICYLLGMLLSVWTKEAATTLILSMFIWGILTIVHSNVAAFAVAKFPLYKSQPEKEARQQIEKIWEDFKKERAAHVLKMIGHAHPISAISYEGEISVGLNSSSPGELGFEEFYALKPIHKMDTTKFQEVLGYQEPLRVRYANKAEEILKRREEVGERNRQFARDVSRVSFADAYRFAVGAISGTDRENYNDFINQTRRYKRQVVDYLIGKDVFSARAWFSSDKGTAEFTDLPVFQHQHNALSECLSRALADIFILLAWNIILFMGGYLSFLRYDMS, encoded by the coding sequence ATGACAACACTTTGGCTAATTATCCAGCGAGAATTTGTCTCAAATGTATTGACCTCCCGATTCATGATCGGTTTTATTGTCTGCTTGATCTCGACCACTGCTGCCGTTTTTGTTCAGGTTGCGGATTACGAAAAGCGGTTATCGGCATACTACACTGCCGTTCAGGAATATCAGGACGAGACGCGAACATGGGATCTCTACAGCCAAATTAATCCTAAAGCACACAGAAAGCCGAATCCGCTTAGCATCTTTAACGTCGGAACGGAAAAGTCCGGTGCGGATATGGTAAGTATTGAACTCGCAACACCTATTTGGGAAAGAGAAGCACAAAAACAGGGGTCAGATAATCCTTTTCTCTCAATTTTCCTTTCTGTTGATGTTATCTTCGTCTTCAAAATTGTGCTGAGTGCTTTGGCGATCTTGTTCGCCTACAATACGATTTCGGGGGAGCGGGAGGACGGCACGCTAAAACTGGTGTTATCCAATCCGGTTCCGCGGGATGCGCTTGTGCTTGGGAAATACCTTGGCGGCATGTTGTCTCTATTTCCCATTGTGGTGATAAGTTTCACTGTCGGCATCATTATTGCTTATGCCTCTCCCGCTACTGATTTTGATGTTGGGGATCTGCTACGCCTTGTTATGGTCCTTATTGTTTCGCTGTTGTATGTGTCAATCTGTTATCTTTTAGGCATGCTCTTATCCGTATGGACAAAGGAGGCAGCAACTACGTTGATACTTTCAATGTTTATCTGGGGCATTTTGACAATCGTTCATTCAAACGTGGCAGCGTTTGCGGTCGCGAAGTTCCCGCTGTATAAATCTCAACCTGAAAAAGAGGCTCGGCAACAAATTGAAAAAATATGGGAAGATTTCAAGAAAGAACGGGCTGCCCATGTCCTCAAAATGATCGGACATGCCCACCCAATTAGTGCGATTTCCTATGAAGGAGAAATCTCAGTCGGGTTAAACTCAAGTTCTCCGGGGGAACTCGGATTTGAAGAGTTCTACGCGCTTAAACCGATTCACAAGATGGACACCACCAAATTTCAGGAGGTATTAGGTTATCAAGAGCCGCTTCGCGTGCGCTATGCCAATAAAGCCGAAGAGATCCTCAAACGGCGAGAAGAGGTTGGCGAAAGAAATAGGCAATTTGCCAGAGATGTTTCTCGGGTATCTTTCGCGGATGCGTACCGTTTTGCTGTCGGTGCAATAAGTGGCACGGATAGGGAGAACTATAACGACTTTATAAATCAAACAAGGCGTTATAAACGTCAAGTTGTTGACTACCTCATCGGTAAAGACGTATTTTCTGCACGCGCCTGGTTTTCGAGCGATAAGGGAACAGCAGAATTCACCGATCTACCCGTTTTTCAGCACCAACATAACGCGCTTTCGGAGTGTCTCTCGCGTGCGTTAGCGGATATTTTTATCTTGTTAGCGTGGAATATCATCTTATTCATGGGCGGATACCTGTCTTTCCTACGATACGATATGAGTTGA
- a CDS encoding ABC transporter permease subunit produces the protein MIWHIAKKEIHHNLMTLRFVLMIILLPVLMVANALIYGFGDSGYREEVDAYNNAMERRLSRVKDDTEKSLGQLAMRGPGEIYKRPSRFKFCADGADELIPNAIPLAERSGGSRGGNDIVEAYRWREVWTLEYLPSNHGSDATALIKIDWVFIGIFMSFFVILFTFDAIAGERLHGTLSLMMSNQISRGQMLLAKYLGAFFTLMLPLAIGILMNLSIIYLSGNIPFDLDDWFRILGMVGLFALHISIFLFLGLFFSSRVSNAITSLVWLLLTWVCLAFIFPSLIGLFVGTLDPIPSIEIVSSRKRAQLVNIEDEFRPMELLETTKLSEAPSPDNPSATRRWATYFRRRYETKTHITDEHVDQQLRQVKLARELTQISPIVCFQYAMEGLANTGIVSYMDFVKQVRRYRQTFIDFIKTEDESDPDSLHIYPVREGLSQKPVDSNAVPRFEERISYQNVIFPVGLLILFNILFFTAAQLSFLKCDLK, from the coding sequence ATGATTTGGCATATTGCGAAGAAAGAGATACATCACAACCTCATGACGCTGCGGTTCGTCTTGATGATAATCCTTCTACCTGTACTGATGGTAGCGAACGCGCTCATATACGGCTTCGGTGATAGCGGCTATAGAGAAGAAGTCGATGCGTATAACAATGCCATGGAAAGAAGATTATCTCGTGTCAAGGACGATACCGAAAAGAGTTTAGGGCAACTCGCAATGCGCGGTCCCGGTGAGATTTACAAGCGTCCGAGTCGTTTCAAATTCTGTGCTGATGGGGCTGATGAACTCATCCCGAACGCTATTCCGTTAGCAGAACGCTCAGGAGGCAGTCGTGGAGGAAATGATATAGTAGAAGCCTACAGGTGGAGAGAAGTGTGGACCCTTGAATATCTCCCTTCAAATCATGGTAGTGATGCAACCGCGCTCATCAAAATTGACTGGGTATTCATCGGTATATTTATGAGTTTTTTTGTGATTCTGTTCACTTTTGATGCCATTGCTGGGGAACGCTTGCATGGAACACTGAGTCTCATGATGTCAAACCAAATCTCCCGAGGACAGATGTTATTGGCGAAATATCTGGGCGCGTTTTTTACCCTCATGCTGCCGCTTGCAATCGGTATCCTGATGAACCTATCGATTATCTATCTTTCGGGGAATATCCCATTCGACTTAGATGATTGGTTTAGAATTTTGGGGATGGTCGGGCTTTTCGCGTTGCACATCTCTATTTTTCTTTTTTTGGGACTGTTCTTCTCAAGTCGAGTATCAAACGCCATCACCAGTTTAGTGTGGTTGCTATTAACTTGGGTATGCTTAGCGTTCATCTTTCCGAGCCTGATTGGACTCTTCGTTGGTACGCTTGACCCGATTCCATCAATAGAAATAGTCTCCTCACGAAAACGTGCGCAATTGGTGAACATTGAGGACGAATTTCGCCCAATGGAATTATTGGAGACAACGAAGTTAAGCGAAGCACCCTCACCTGACAATCCATCAGCGACGCGCCGATGGGCAACGTATTTCAGGAGAAGGTACGAAACAAAAACACACATCACCGATGAACATGTAGACCAGCAATTGAGGCAGGTAAAACTTGCCCGCGAACTCACCCAAATCTCTCCAATAGTCTGCTTCCAATATGCAATGGAAGGGCTTGCAAACACTGGGATTGTTAGTTATATGGATTTTGTTAAACAGGTTCGCCGTTACAGACAAACCTTTATAGATTTCATCAAAACAGAGGATGAAAGTGATCCGGACAGTCTCCATATCTATCCTGTGCGGGAAGGTTTGTCTCAGAAACCGGTAGACTCGAATGCTGTACCAAGGTTTGAAGAGCGGATCTCGTATCAAAACGTGATTTTTCCTGTCGGCCTGTTAATCCTTTTTAATATCTTGTTCTTTACTGCAGCGCAGCTGTCCTTCCTGAAATGTGATCTCAAGTGA
- a CDS encoding ABC transporter permease subunit, with amino-acid sequence MTTLWLVIQREFISNVLTSRFIIGFLICLISTAAAVFVQVEDYEKRLAAYHTAVQEHQETAQTWDLYSQINPKAHRKPNPLSIFNVGMEKSGADMVSIQLATPIWEKEAQKQGSDNPFLSILLAIDAIFVFKIILSALAILFAYNTISGEHEDGTLKLVLSNPIPRDTLVVGKYLGGMLSLFPMVVISFIIGILIAYASPATNFDSADLFRLVAVLILSLLYVSTCYLLGMLLSVWTKEATTTLILSMFIWGILTILHSNISTFAVMKFPPYQPQAEKEMLQHIQQRWEDFREERDAYILKKWGYEHPASAVSPISDGNFLVAMYTSSPEEIGYSEFYYIQQIHIVDVSKFQEVLGYQEPLRIDYANQAEALLRQREQIEERNKQFAKDISRFSFADAYRFAVGAITDTDTESYQDFIRQARSYKRQVVDYLTGKNAFSARAWFSSDQGAAAFKDLPVFQNPHTSLFQSFFRASSDILILLAWNVVLFIGVYVSFLRYDMS; translated from the coding sequence ATGACAACACTTTGGCTTGTTATTCAACGAGAATTCATTTCAAATGTATTGACTTCCCGATTCATAATCGGTTTTCTCATCTGCCTCATATCAACCGCTGCCGCAGTTTTCGTTCAGGTTGAAGATTATGAGAAACGCTTAGCAGCATATCACACCGCCGTTCAGGAACATCAAGAAACAGCCCAGACATGGGACCTCTACAGCCAAATTAATCCCAAGGCACACAGAAAACCCAATCCGCTGAGTATCTTCAACGTCGGCATGGAAAAATCGGGTGCCGATATGGTGAGTATTCAACTCGCAACACCTATCTGGGAGAAAGAGGCACAGAAACAGGGATCTGATAACCCGTTTCTCTCCATTCTCCTTGCAATTGATGCTATCTTTGTCTTCAAAATCATCCTCAGTGCCTTGGCGATCCTTTTCGCTTACAATACGATTTCAGGGGAACACGAGGATGGCACCCTAAAGTTAGTGTTATCCAATCCGATTCCCAGAGATACACTCGTGGTTGGAAAATACCTCGGCGGCATGTTATCTCTGTTTCCAATGGTGGTTATCAGCTTTATCATCGGAATCCTTATCGCTTACGCTTCTCCTGCGACTAATTTCGATAGTGCTGATCTGTTTCGGCTCGTTGCCGTGCTCATCCTTTCCCTATTGTACGTGTCAACGTGTTACCTTTTAGGAATGCTTCTATCCGTATGGACAAAGGAAGCAACCACCACGCTCATCCTTTCAATGTTCATTTGGGGAATCCTAACAATCCTACATTCCAATATATCAACCTTCGCAGTCATGAAATTCCCGCCCTATCAACCACAAGCTGAAAAGGAGATGCTGCAGCATATTCAGCAGAGATGGGAAGATTTCAGGGAAGAACGGGATGCTTACATCCTCAAGAAGTGGGGATACGAACATCCAGCTAGCGCGGTTTCTCCGATAAGCGATGGGAATTTTTTAGTAGCGATGTACACGAGTTCACCAGAGGAAATCGGGTATAGTGAGTTCTATTATATCCAACAGATCCACATCGTGGATGTCTCCAAATTTCAGGAAGTATTGGGCTACCAAGAACCCCTACGTATCGACTACGCAAATCAAGCAGAGGCACTCCTCAGACAGAGAGAACAGATTGAAGAAAGAAACAAACAGTTCGCGAAAGATATTTCCCGATTTTCTTTCGCAGACGCATACCGATTTGCCGTTGGCGCGATAACCGATACAGACACAGAAAGTTACCAAGATTTTATTAGACAGGCAAGGAGCTATAAACGTCAAGTTGTCGACTATCTCACTGGTAAAAACGCTTTTTCCGCGAGAGCGTGGTTTTCCAGCGATCAAGGGGCAGCAGCGTTTAAAGATCTCCCTGTTTTTCAGAACCCACACACTTCTCTATTTCAGAGTTTTTTTCGTGCATCAAGCGATATCCTGATCCTGTTGGCGTGGAATGTCGTCCTGTTTATAGGGGTGTATGTGTCGTTCCTTCGATATGATATGAGTTGA
- a CDS encoding ABC transporter permease subunit, with translation MIWHIAKKEIYHNLTTLRFVLMIILLPILMIANALIYGFGDNGYTAEIREYNRKVDQGRSHIEKYAAQGLGELAMVGPAEIPKRPPQLKFCADGADARIPHSITIAYRVNWERPEYEDLVESYSWRELWSLEYLPSNHGGDATTLIKIDWVFIGVFMSFFVILFTFDAIAGERVRGTLSLMMSNSIPRGQVLFAKYLGTFFTLTIPLLIGVLMNLLIIYLSGNIPFDSGSWLRILGMVGLFALHISIFIFLGLFFSSRVSNAITSLVWLLLTWVCLAFIFPSLLGLFVGTLDPIPSIERISAKKRLQLANIDDEFRPAELVKAAKLSEAPSVDNPSATRLWATYFRERSEVQTRIADARVDQQLRQVQLTRELAQISPTACFQYAMERLANTGIVSYISFVKQVRRYRNTFIDFIKTEDKSDPHSLHIYPVREGLSQKPVDPETVPVFKERILHQNAIFPLGLLILFNILFFTAAQLSFLKCDLK, from the coding sequence ATGATCTGGCATATTGCGAAAAAAGAGATATATCACAATCTCACAACGCTGCGGTTCGTCTTGATGATAATCCTTCTGCCCATCTTGATGATCGCCAATGCTCTCATATATGGCTTTGGGGATAATGGGTACACAGCGGAAATACGAGAGTATAACCGTAAAGTAGACCAAGGACGCTCTCATATTGAAAAATATGCTGCCCAGGGTTTAGGAGAGTTGGCGATGGTTGGTCCAGCAGAGATACCCAAGCGTCCGCCACAGTTGAAATTCTGTGCCGATGGTGCTGATGCCCGCATACCCCATTCTATCACGATCGCATATCGCGTAAATTGGGAACGGCCTGAATACGAGGACTTGGTTGAAAGCTACAGTTGGCGGGAGTTGTGGTCCTTAGAATATCTACCTTCAAATCATGGCGGGGACGCAACTACACTCATCAAAATTGACTGGGTATTCATCGGTGTCTTCATGAGTTTTTTTGTTATTTTATTTACTTTCGACGCCATCGCCGGGGAACGCGTTCGCGGAACACTCAGTCTCATGATGTCCAACTCAATCCCTCGTGGACAGGTATTATTCGCGAAATACTTAGGAACATTTTTCACGCTCACCATCCCTCTCCTGATTGGAGTCCTCATGAACCTTCTCATCATCTACCTGTCAGGGAACATCCCCTTTGATTCAGGCAGTTGGCTTCGGATTTTAGGAATGGTAGGACTCTTCGCGTTGCATATTTCTATTTTCATTTTTTTGGGGCTGTTTTTCTCAAGTCGCGTCTCAAATGCTATCACCAGTTTAGTGTGGTTATTGCTAACTTGGGTCTGTTTAGCATTTATTTTCCCGAGTCTACTCGGACTATTCGTCGGCACCCTCGATCCAATCCCATCAATAGAAAGAATATCCGCGAAAAAACGCTTGCAATTAGCGAACATAGATGATGAATTTCGCCCAGCAGAATTGGTGAAAGCAGCAAAACTCAGTGAAGCCCCTTCGGTTGACAATCCATCAGCAACGCGCCTATGGGCAACCTACTTCAGGGAAAGGTCTGAAGTGCAAACCCGCATAGCAGATGCGCGTGTAGATCAGCAATTGAGACAGGTGCAACTCACCCGCGAACTCGCCCAAATCTCTCCGACGGCGTGTTTCCAATACGCGATGGAAAGACTCGCGAATACCGGAATAGTCAGTTATATCAGTTTTGTTAAGCAAGTACGCCGCTATAGAAATACATTCATAGATTTCATCAAAACGGAGGATAAGAGTGATCCCCATAGTCTCCATATCTACCCCGTGAGAGAGGGCTTATCTCAGAAACCTGTGGATCCAGAGACCGTACCCGTATTTAAAGAACGCATCTTGCATCAAAACGCGATTTTTCCACTCGGACTGCTGATCCTTTTTAATATCCTGTTTTTTACTGCAGCACAACTGTCCTTTCTCAAATGCGATCTGAAATAA
- a CDS encoding LamG domain-containing protein: MKSVFVVFAVMGILISFVPCSKANPPEGLVLHLSFDESAIQGDTAKDLSEEGNDGTINGDAKMVAGKHGGALEFDGKSAFVEVPLEDSITFSTGDSLTVQVWVKTDDEPPKNDGIVGNYRPGTDAVWILSVSGDDPAARGKMGFSVRDKGRANSAGIRSPDFLNDDKWHVLAGVRDQKAKKIRFYVDGKLIDEVDDNTKDINSGQSIWVGEHLNRFYKGLIDEVKVWNRPLTAEELKQSELQPSDVDASRKLATLWGALKTAHR, translated from the coding sequence ATGAAAAGCGTTTTTGTAGTTTTCGCAGTGATGGGTATACTCATCAGTTTTGTGCCGTGTAGTAAAGCCAATCCGCCGGAAGGATTAGTGCTGCATCTGAGTTTTGATGAAAGTGCCATTCAAGGTGATACGGCAAAGGATTTGTCTGAAGAAGGCAACGATGGAACGATTAACGGTGATGCAAAGATGGTCGCCGGAAAGCACGGCGGCGCGTTGGAGTTTGATGGCAAGAGTGCCTTTGTTGAAGTGCCATTGGAAGATTCGATTACCTTTTCCACTGGCGATTCACTCACAGTCCAAGTGTGGGTAAAAACAGATGATGAGCCACCCAAGAACGACGGAATTGTTGGGAACTATCGTCCGGGTACTGATGCGGTTTGGATACTCTCCGTCAGCGGTGACGACCCAGCGGCACGTGGTAAGATGGGGTTTAGCGTCCGGGATAAGGGACGTGCGAATAGTGCTGGGATAAGGTCTCCGGATTTCCTGAACGATGACAAATGGCATGTCCTGGCGGGGGTCCGAGACCAGAAAGCAAAAAAGATCCGATTCTATGTGGATGGCAAGTTGATTGATGAAGTTGACGACAACACAAAGGACATCAACAGTGGACAGTCAATTTGGGTAGGAGAGCATCTGAATCGGTTTTACAAGGGATTGATTGATGAAGTGAAGGTGTGGAATCGTCCGTTGACCGCCGAGGAACTGAAACAGTCAGAACTGCAACCGTCTGATGTTGATGCTTCACGGAAGTTGGCAACGCTATGGGGCGCGCTCAAAACAGCGCACCGGTAG